The Rhinopithecus roxellana isolate Shanxi Qingling chromosome 13, ASM756505v1, whole genome shotgun sequence genome contains a region encoding:
- the LOC104674386 gene encoding putative uncharacterized protein encoded by LINC00158 — protein MFSLFIKNRYLHLLHALSFLTDVSRIQSHFGTLPRIKDEHRSHQIIFGSDQDWRQGHQSFLLKTSARKKR, from the exons ATGTTTTCTCTGTTTATTAAGAACAGATATCTTCATCTCCTTCATGCATTATCCTTTCTAACAGATGTCAGTAGGATCCAGAGCCATTTTGGAACTTTACCAAGGATTAAGGATGAGCACAGATCACATCAA ATCATATTTGGAAGTGACCAAGACTGGAGGCAGGGACACCAGAGTTTTCTGTTAAAAACTAGTGCACGCAAGAAAAGATGA